Below is a window of Campylobacter canadensis DNA.
AAAGCAGTTATTTTAAGTGCTAATGAGTTTTTTTCAACATTTAATTTCAAAGCTAAGATAAGCTATTCTTATTTTAAAGAAGTATTATTAAGTGATACTTTTATAAATGTGCCTATAGTATGCGAAAAGGCACTTTACTATCATACGCTTATGTTAGCTAAAGAAATGCTACTAAGCACAGGCAAAAGCTTAGAACAAGCTGAACTTTTTAAGCAAAAGTACGAGTACGAATTAATTAAATGTAAAAACTTATTAAACAATAAACATAGATTATTAAAAACGAGGTACAAGAATGTATGAAACTGATATTTTTATAAAACGCTTTAAGGCTATAGAAAAAGCTATTAGCGAAAGTAAGCTCATAGAATTGGGCAAGAAAGCATTCTTAGAAGAAATTGCAGCTGATGAGTTAGGCGAAGCAGAAAAAGCACAAGCTGCTGCGAACTTCTTAAGTCAAATGATGTCTAATGCCTTAAGTATCACTGCAGAAAGTGCTTTAAGAGTGGGTATATCTTATGAAGAAGAAAAGGCAAAAAAAGAGGCTACATTTCATCAAAATGAATTAATGAAAGAGCAAATTTCTAAGTTGTCCTTAGAAAAACAACTCACAAAAGCGCAGGTTGATTTAACCAACCTACAAGAAGATATAGAAAAAAATAAATTAAAAATAACGCTTTTGGATGTTGAGAGCAAACTTAAACAGGTTGAACTGTTAAAAGTTCAAATATTTAGTGAAATAGAAAAGATAAAAACACTAAATAAAACTGCTGATGATAATTTAAAAATCAAAGTAGGAGAATTATTAATTCAATTTATGCAAATTGCCTTAAGCAAAGATTGGGTAAAATTAGAAGGTAAAAACGGTGCAAGTTTATACACTTATATCTTAAACAGTATTCAAGACATTTTAAATAAAAGCAAAAATATAGCTCTTGATACGAATAAATTCAATAGTATAATTGAGCAAACTTTAAAAGCAAATGTTAATATTAATAATTCTTCAAAAACTAATAAAAGTGATAGCTACAATGTATTAATAAGCAATTACAACCCTAGCTTGAATGAACAAGTAAACATAATAGCATTCAGTTCTGATAGTGATTTAACCCCAAAAATATTTATTGATAATAAATTAATCTTTATTGGTTTTGCAACTAGCTTTATTGCTAGTGAAAAAAAAGAATATGTTGTAAAAGTAGAATTTACAACAAATATCGTAAAAGAATATAAGTTAAATGTTATATCGTAAAAGGTTTTTACAGTGGGTTTTGGTTCTGTTTTTAGGTCAATAAAAAAAGCAGTTAAAGAAGTTACCCATGCTGTTACAAAAACTTTTACTGCACCACTTAAGTGGGCGGGTAAAGCTTTTAGATGGGTAGGTAAAAAAATAGGCGGCGATGTCGGTAAAATTATTAGCGGAATTGGAGATGTTGGTGTAGGTTTAAGTAATTACATAAATTTCTATGCCGAAAAAGTCGTCTCAGACGTCTTAGATGGAAATTTAAAAGGATTGGGTAGAGATATTTTAGAAGTAGGCTCTACCGCAGTTATTTTTATTGCTGCTGCTTATACAGGGCAATGGTGGATGATTGCCTCTGCTATTACTTATGCTGATATGAAATTTGGCTCTGGGAATATAATAGCAAAACCCGCAGTAAATATAGTTACTGGGTTTTTAGCTGATTCTGGCATTGTAAAAAATGCAAGAGAATACAGAGATGAAGCTTATATTGCTCTTGGCATTGTCGCAGGAATGGTTGCAGGTTTTGGTGCAGGTGCTTACATAGGCGCGTTAGGTTTTTCTTCTAATATTGTAAGTGCATACAACGCATTAAATGCTTTATATTCAGGTTATCTTGGATATAAATCTTATAGAGATTATAAAGAATTAAAAGAGAATTTAAATAATAGTTTAAGAGAGTTAGAAAACTATTATTTGCAATTAGAACAAGAAAAAAAAGCGGCAAATGATTTATTTTTAAATCAAGCACTTAATTTTTCTTTGTACGAATGGTTTGCCGGCGGCGAGAATTATAATATGTATAGCATCGGTAATAGTGGGTATGATTACTTAAACACTAAAAATCCGTGGTTTGTAATATTAAATGAAAGTGAAGAAAAAGCTAAGAATTATGAAGATTTAAAGCCTTATCTATCTTATAAGTCTTTAAATGTTTATGATGATTTTTTTGAAAAAACCTTAAAAATTGACAATGTTTTTGGAGTTGCTAGTGTAAAAAAAATTTCCAATCAAGATATGTATTTAAATATAGCAAATGAGTACAATCTTTTAGTGGATAAATTTCATAGAATAGAAGACAATAAAGACCAATTCATAAAAAGCAGAATAAACGAACATAGAAAAAACAAAAAAATGTTATCTGCATTTATGGAAGCTATAAAAGACTATGGCGAATTAACAGTGCCTATAGAAAAATCACTTACATTAAAAGAAAAGGAGTTAAAATATTATGAACGATACCTACACTGATTTTACAAAAAAATTTTTTGGCTCAAAAATGCCAAAAACAACTAATAATTATCAATTTGATAATTTTTATGATAGTCTTGGATATTCTCCAATCGGGGATAATAATAATTCTTTATTTGGTATAAATAATTTAAGCAATCAAGCTAATCTTAAGAATAACAATTTAAGCAATCAAGCTAATGCTAACAGTGGTTTTTTTGGCTCAAAAGCATTTTCTAATGCTATTGGTGCAGTTGGTGCAGTTGGTGGGCTAATTGGAGGTGTTGGCACCTTCCTAGCAGCAAGAGAGCAAAAAAAATATAATAAAAAAATTTTAGCTTTAGAAGAACAACAAAGAAATAGAATAATGGCAAGAGAAGATAGCAACAATAAAGCATTAAATGATGGATTAAATGATTTTTTTAACAAACAAAAAAAATAATTTATAGCACTAAATAAAATTTGCATTTTTGCTACATTTTAGCTAAGGAGCAAAAATGCAAAGAGAAGTAGTAACTAAAGCCAAAAAATTAAAACTAAAAAATCCTTTTTTTAAAGAAACTATCAATGTAGAAAATAACCTTGTTAAGTTAAGGGTTGATGAGTTTTACACTGATGAGTTTAACAATGTATATTATTGCTACGACGGTAATGGTACATTTACAACTTTTGATAATTACATAAATATTCCTTTATTTAATATAAATTCTTTAGATTTTTTCTTAGTAGATAAAGAACTACTAAAAGAGAACTCTTCTTACTTGCTCCTTTTTAACGATGAAATAGATGATAAATACAAAAAAGACTTGGAAGAATTTTTGCTAGAAAGGATAAATAATGACAAATAATCCAACAAGTTTAAGCGAAATGTTAAAAAGTATTGTTATAGGATATGATGAGATTAAAAACATACATAATCAAAGTATGTTGATAGAAAAAAATATATTATCAGTGCAAATTACACTAGAAAACGAGCTAAAAACAAGTGCAAGTTACAATGAAAGAACTAAGCTTAATTTAGATGATATAAACGAAAAATTAGCTAACGCAAGAGTGTTTTTTGATGAGATAGAACAAAATCAAGCCGAAGTAAAAGCACTATTTAAAAGCATTAATAATATAGCAGCAAAAGAAGCAGCACTTATAAAAAATGTAGATAGTAAAATCTCAAATTATACTGAGCTAAATACTAAAAATACCGAATTATTAGCCGAGATTAACGCTATTAAAGAAGCTGTAATTTTAGCTACTAAAGCATATAAAAATGATTGCGATTTAGCTCTAAAAGGGCTTACGCAAAGCTTAGCAAGAGCAAATACACTAAATGAGAGCTTAGCAAGTAAGCAAATAGAACTAAACAATACTTTAGAAAGTATTGAAGCTGCTAAAACAAGATGTTTGCAGATAGCAAACGAAATTAAAGAAATGAGAAAAAGAAGCCAGTGTTTAATGTCTAAGGCTGAAGAGATTTTCAATAAAGCTACTTGGTTTGAAAATACACTTAATGAATACATTGCTAAGATGCAAACACTAGAAAATAATTATAATCTAGCATTTACTAAAAACGAAGAACTAGAACTAAAGATAAGAAACAACATTGCTACACTTGATAAGATGCTAATCGCTCTCAATGGCAGAAGTATTGAAGAAGTACTAGCAGCATTAAAAACAACTAATAACACCTTAAAAATTGCAATCAATACAAAAGCCGAAATTGATACAATCAAGGCTAATTTAGAAGCTCTCTTAACAGAGCAAAACGCAAAGCTTGATAATTATTATACAAAGCTTGAAAGCGATGAATTACTAAGCTTAGCAAATAATGAGATTGAAAAGCTACAAACAAACAAGGCTAATAAGTTAGAGCTTGAGCCACTAAAAACAGATATTTTAAATCTAGCTAATACTAAAGCAAATAATTTAGATTTAGAGCCACTAAAAACAGATATTTTAAATCTAGCTAATACTAAAGCAAATAATTTAGATTTAGAGCCACTAAAAACAGATATTTTAAATCTAGCTAATACTAAAGCAAATAATACGGATTTAGAGCAATACTATCTAAATTCTAAAGGCGAAGAATTGAACGATAGACTTATAAAAACCGAAGCATATTGCAATGATTTAAATGATAAGAAAGCTAGTAAAGATGATTTAAGTGCTTATTACACAAAAAAAGAAAATAATAATTTATTAAATACAAAGGCAGAAATTAGCCAAACACCAATTCTAGCTAATGCTAGAATTGTAAAAACTGTTGGTGTTAATGGAGACTTTACTGATTTAAATTCGGCATTCAAATACGCAGCTAAATTAAGCGCTACTTGTGCTGGTGATTGGCAAGATTATTACTTACAATTAAATTTAGTAAGTGATATAACTATTGTAAGACAAACAAACTATTGCAATCCAAATTGTACCATTATTATAAATGGAAAAAAAGCCAATGGAAAACATACTATAAATTATGACTGTAAGGCTTGGGGAAATGGAACTGAAGAGATAATACCTATAAATATTATAAAATCAAATGTAATTATAAGAGATGTAATTTTTAAATCACACCTTGCAACAACAAAAAAAATAAATTTATTGCATAGTTGTCAAAATTCATATATAGAAATAACAAATTGTGATTTTTTAGGTAATCAAATTGCCTATCGCGCCCTTAAAACTTATCATTCTCATATAAGAATACTTAGTTCAAGTTTTGATGGTTTTTTATGGGAAGCTATCTTATTTAATGGAGTAAGCTCAGCAATGTGTTGGAATACTAGTTATAGTAATTGTACTAACAATTGCATATACCTTCAAGAAGGTTCAAATTGTGAAATAAGCAATATCAGCTTGAGTAAAAATAATCCTGCTCGTTTTATCTATCTTAATAGAGGCTCTTATGCTAGTCTTAATGGAACTATAAATCTTAATCAGTGTGCTGTTTCAAATGTTATAGCAAATAAACCCAGCTCGAAAGGGCTTTTGTTATATGGAGCAAGTACGACTACTCCATATAAAAAGATAGGTAGTAAAGGAGGTCTTGGTGATTGGACACTTGCACCTGTAGAGATTAACAAGCCTATTTTCCTAACTCATCAAATGGCAGGTGAGCGGAATACTTATATTAACTTTTATGTCAAATCAGGCTCTGATGATTATAGAATTAATTTATCAAGACAAAGACCTGATAGATACTGTTTAGGTGCTACAGCTGATGCTGGTCCTTGTGCCGTAATAATACCGACCGCAACAAGTGTAATTATAAACATCTCAAGAAATGATGATATGGTTTTTGCGTACCAATAATAAAAAAAATAAAGAAAGGATAAAAATGAAAATTTTTGTTTTAGAGCTTGATGGCGAATATGTAATTTTAAACACTACTTGTGAAGAAGAAATTAAAAGAATGCAAGAATTAAACGCTTATGAATTAAACAAAAACGAAATGCTGCAATTTAGCGGAGTAGAGCATTTAGTTAGCAATGCAAGTTGCAAGGTAAGTAAAATAGATGGTAAATTTTCTTTTGATTTTCATATTGATAAAAATGAAATATTAAATGAAAAGAAACAAACGCTCTTAATACTTTTAGAGCGTAAAAAACAAGAGATTGAAAACGCTGATATTTTGTATAAAGATAAATATTATCAAGCGGATAATAAAGCAAAAGAATTACTTACTCAAAGCTTGGTTATTTTTTCTAGCGTTGGTACAGTGCCTGAAAACTTTGTTTGGAAAAGCAGTGATAATTCACTTAATGCTTTTAGTCTAGATGATTTAAAAGCATTATCGTTACTAATCGCACAAAGAACGCAAGAATTTACATCTAAATATTGGGCTTACAAAGAACAAATTAAAAACGCTAACACTGTTGATGAGCTTCAAGAAATGGAGTTTATCTTATGAAAAGGGTGATAATAAAACCTATATGCAAAGACAAGTTTGAATTAGTACAAGAATACATTTACCAAAGCAAAAAAGGGAGTATTTGTGTGCCGAGTGGTTATAAAACAAATGGTGCAAATATTCCACGTTTTTTATGGAGTTTTTATCCGCCTAACTCACCAGAGTATTTAAGTGCAGTAATCATCCACGATTATTTGTGCGATATTGCAAGAAAGAAAAAAAGCTATGTATTTTATAAAGAAGCCGATAAGGTCTTTTATGAAGCTCTTTTAGAGCTTGAGGTAAGTAAAAGCAAAGCAAAGATTTTTTATTTTGCTTGCAGTTTTTTTCATTGGATAAAAAAATGTTTAAAAATTATCCAATAAGTTATTACCTTATAGCAATTTTACTTGTGTTGTTGCTTTATAGTAACAATGAAATAAAGCTATTAAAAAACGAAAATAAAAATCTTGCATTAATTAATGAAAATAATGCAATAACAATAAAAAAGCTTGAAGATGAAATTAAAAAACAAGAAAAAATCAATAATGATTTAAATGTTTTTAAGCAAAAGCAAAGCGAACAAAAAAATATAAATGTAAAAAGGATTACAAATGATAAAAATGCGAAAAATACTCTTGATACCTATTTTATTGATGTTTTTTGCGGGTTGCAGTCCGCAAAAAAAAATAATATATGTAAAGCAGTTAATTCCAAAGCAACTAACTGATGTAAAAAGCGTTGAATACGCAAAATACAGTATGCAAACTAATGCTGATTTTGCACTTTTTATTTTAGATTTAAACGAAGCTTATACAGAGTGCGTGTATAAAATAAATTTAATTAGGAATGAGTATGGAAAGTGATATATTACATTTAGTATCAATAGTGCAAAGCTTTGAAAAATTTGGCATTGTTGGTATTTTAGGCTTTTTACTTTTAATTAGGGAATATCAATTCTTTAAAACCAATAAATCGCAAATTGTCAATAATGAAAGACAAATTGCATTGATTGATAAACTCAAAGAAGAAATACAAGTTAATAATGATACGGATAAAGATATCGTTTTAATTTTACAAGAAATTAAAATAAATTTGGAAAAAAACAACGAGGTAAATTCGCAAAGTCTTTCTTTTGTCAAAGACACTTGCGTAGGCGTAAAGGTACGCATTGATAAGATAGATGATAAATTAAATAATTTAGAAAAAATTATTATTTCAAATAAATAAGGATAAAAAATGATAAAAATTAAATTAAATAGATATAAGCTCAACTCACACGGAAGATTTGGTGCGTTTAGCTTGTATGATGATGATAAATTAATATATAAATGCAATTCACTTGAAAAATTGATTGTAGGAACTAAAGCAGGTTGTGATATGGCAATTCCTGTTGGTGTGTATGAATGCGATTTACATTATAGCCCAAGTAAAAAAAACGGCTCAAAAAAATATCCAAATAATTTATTAATTAGAGTAAGCAATATAAATGTAGGCAAAGAACGCTACATTTTAATACATATCGGAAATACTTTAGGTGATACGTCTGGTTGTATTCTGCTTGGCGTAGTAGATAAAGACTATACAGGAGTATATAACTCCACAAAAACTACTCAAGAGTTTTACGATAATCTTTATGATTTATGCAAAAAGTATGATTATGAGCTAAAACAAGGGCAAGTGGTGGCAACGCTAGAAATTACTAGCGAACTTGAAGATG
It encodes the following:
- a CDS encoding DUF4376 domain-containing protein → MKIFVLELDGEYVILNTTCEEEIKRMQELNAYELNKNEMLQFSGVEHLVSNASCKVSKIDGKFSFDFHIDKNEILNEKKQTLLILLERKKQEIENADILYKDKYYQADNKAKELLTQSLVIFSSVGTVPENFVWKSSDNSLNAFSLDDLKALSLLIAQRTQEFTSKYWAYKEQIKNANTVDELQEMEFIL
- a CDS encoding DUF1353 domain-containing protein, with the protein product MKRVIIKPICKDKFELVQEYIYQSKKGSICVPSGYKTNGANIPRFLWSFYPPNSPEYLSAVIIHDYLCDIARKKKSYVFYKEADKVFYEALLELEVSKSKAKIFYFACSFFHWIKKCLKIIQ
- a CDS encoding DUF5675 family protein, producing MIKIKLNRYKLNSHGRFGAFSLYDDDKLIYKCNSLEKLIVGTKAGCDMAIPVGVYECDLHYSPSKKNGSKKYPNNLLIRVSNINVGKERYILIHIGNTLGDTSGCILLGVVDKDYTGVYNSTKTTQEFYDNLYDLCKKYDYELKQGQVVATLEITSELEDELVCI